One Homalodisca vitripennis isolate AUS2020 unplaced genomic scaffold, UT_GWSS_2.1 ScUCBcl_183;HRSCAF=1533, whole genome shotgun sequence DNA window includes the following coding sequences:
- the LOC124370467 gene encoding uncharacterized protein LOC124370467, with translation MAEIKNQYREISRENQEYKAINAQLTLKVSSLETKVRDLKQYSRRDNIEISGLPKTAGEDERSILRDVGRAIGLEVNENTVVAVHRVPTYSRTRAPPIVARFTTRDQRDAWIQAFKKKKTVMACDINDRFSATRIYIGEHLTPDNKQLLRKLKDACKELNIKYVWCREGKLYVRRTEGATSERVNSVEDQRKIK, from the coding sequence ATGgctgaaataaaaaatcaatacagagAAATTAGCCGAGAAAATCAGGAGTATAAGGCTATAAACGCACAGCTAACACTGAAGGTGTCTTCCCTGGAAACCAAGGTCCGAGATCTGAAGCAGTACTCTCGTCGAGATAACATTGAGATTAGCGGACTGCCAAAGACAGCGGGCGAGGACGAGAGGAGCATCCTGCGGGACGTGGGACGAGCCATCGGTCTGGAGGTGAACGAAAACACTGTAGTCGCTGTCCATCGAGTTCCTACCTACAGCAGGACAAGAGCACCCCCCATCGTGGCCAGGTTCACCACCAGAGACCAGAGAGACGCCTGGATACAAGCCTTCAAAAAGAAAAAGACGGTTATGGCCTGTGATATTAACGACAGATTCTCTGCCACCAGGATCTACATCGGCGAACACCTCAccccagataacaaacaacttcTGCGTAAGCTTAAAGATGCCTGTAAGGAACTTAACATCAAGTACGTGTGGTGTAGGGAGGGAAAGCTCTATGTAAGAAGAACCGAAGGTGCGACCAGTGAAAGGGTGAACAGTGTTGAAGATCAGCGGAAAATCAAATAA